The genomic region gttaaagATAAAAAAGTGGTTAATGGATAAACCCAACCTGACCTGTATTGGCCCATTTTGACCCCAAACGGTTTTGACCCGTTATTCAACCCGCCATTTTTCCACTTCTACTATCGAGAATCTATTTGGGTTATGTATTTTCTTATGATTATGTTTAATCCTCGTAATTTGTGCAGGCTCGACACATGATAATTCCTTACGTGCCTATGTTGGTGCCCCCAAGAAAGTGGAAAGGGTATTAATTTTACGAAGTTTTAgtgttattatatttttttatatacttCTAAAAGCCGGAAAATATCACGTTTCAGGTATGACAATGGGGGACACTTCTACTTACCTTCATATCTCATGCGTACTCATGGATCTAAACAACAACAAGAGGCCGTCAAGAACGCTCCATTTTCTCAAATGAAGAAGATATATGAGGTAAAAACTTCATTTACTGTTTATTACTACACTTTTATTTGTAAAGAGATGGTAAACAATTGCGATAGTAAACATTTTTGGTATGAATTGCACGTGAACAGGCATTGGATACACTTGGAAACACCAAATGGAGGATAAATAAAAGATTACTTGATGTTGTTGAGAGCATTTGGGCTTCAGGCGGTGATATTGCGGGACTCGTTAATCGCGAAGACGTTTCCATTCCTGATTTGAACTCTGAGGACTCGAGTGAAATACGGGAATGGAGGTGGAGTGTGAGGAAAGCAAAGAAACTCAACCAAGAACTTCATTCTCAACGATGTGACATAGAACTAAAGCTTTCGGTAATTATCATATCCTcttattaagttactattttatcatcacgtttattattattattagagtaaaatgtcgttttcgtccctgaggtttggccagttatGCGACTTTCgcccaaaggtttgtttttccgcatcaagaaggtttgaaatcttgccattttcatccggctcattaaccccatccatttttcttcgttaagtcagAGGCATTTTCGTCTtatttgttaacttaaagggcaattcggtctttttcacattatgtacaagcatttagcataatgtacaagtattcaaaatacccttactaaataaaaaacaaaaataatatagGTAAAAAGATGAAAGTACCCCTGATTTAACGTAGAAAAATGGTTGGAGTTAAccagccggatgaaaatggcaagactttaaaccttttggatccagatgcgaaacaACAAACCTTTGggcgaaagtcgcaaaactggccaaacctcaagggacgaaaatggcattttactcttagtATTATTACTATTATAATCATGGATATTAGTAACAAACTAATCTTAATATTATTTACCTTGCTCTAAGTTactttataaaattaaatttgaaATAGGTGGCTCGAAGGATGAAAGACGAAGAAGGCTTTTACTATCCGCACAATCTCGACTTTCGGGGCCGCGCGTATCCAATGCACCCGCATTTAAACCATTTAAGTTCCGATTTATGTAGAGGGATTCTCGAGTTTGCTGAAGGAAGGCCGTTAGGGAAATCGGGTTTACGTTGGTTAAGAATACATTTAGCAAATCTGTACGGTTCTGGAGTTGAGAAACTTTCGTATGACGGTCGATTGCAATTTGTGGAAGATCATATAAATGATATTATCGATTCGGCTGATAATCCACTTGGTGGAAACCGATGGTGGTTAACCGCTGAAGACCCGTTTCAGTGTTTGGCTGCTTGTATTAATTTGTCGGAAACGCTAAAAAGTTCGTCACCTCATACCGTCATTTCTCATCTGCCAGTTCATCAGGTAATACTacaaagagtaaaatgccattttcgttcctgaggtttggctacttttgccattttcatccaattcgttaactccatccatttttaacGTTAAATATGGGGTATTTTCGTTTTTTAGACATTTTTTGTGATGATTAAAGGGTTTGGGTGGGGAGAATGTCAATAGAGTTGGATCTTTATCTCTTAtagtgttttttattttaataaaaaatgtctaaaaagacggaAATTGCCCCTTAATTAACgtagaaaaatggatggagttaacgagtcggataaatatggcaagattttaaaccttttggatccagatgcaaaaaaacaaacctttggatgcaagtcgcaaaagtggtcaaacctcagggacgaaaatggcattttactatTAAGAAAAGGATATAAAAGTTTGTGCGGGCCCACGTAACCCATTGTGACATGTACTCGATTCTGACTATGAGGTTAGGGGTTCAGATCACATGTTCACATAAACTgacaatcttttttttttttttttttttttttttttgcttataGGATGGTTCTTGCAATGGGCTCCAGCACTATGCTGCATTGGGACGAGACACTGTATGTTCCCATTTTGAATTTACTTTTTCCAATaccttttataaaaatgttttagttttttttaaaatattttgcaTGTAAATTTTTGTTTATCAAATGGCATCGTACTTTTGCAGTTAGAAGCTGCTGCAGTGAATCTAGTTGCCGGAGAGAAACCTTCTGATGTTTACTCAGAGATTGCCGCAAGGTTAGCTTGTGAATCTAGCTGATCTCAAAAGTCAACTCTTTTTCTTCAAAAGTCAACACTTTTTTAAACCATTTCCTTGTTTCGGTTCtccgattagggttcatgagatcaTGCAACGGGACAGTGAAAAAGATCCAACAAGTTATCCAAACGCTTTACTAGCCAGACTTCTGATCGGACAGGTTTGTAATTAAATTTAAAACAACACATTCagtaattaataataatattattggAACCACTCAGGTGAACAGAAAACTAGTCAAACAAACAGTAATGACTTCAGTCTACGGCGTTACATTTGTTGGGGCACGTGAACAAATTAAAAGACGGCTACAGGAGAAGGGTCACATTACCGATGACCAACTGCTGTTTAGTGCATCTTGTTATGCTGCTAAAGTGAGTATCCATATCTGCCTTTTGATTTATTTTACGGTTTGGTCATTAATCATTATATTAAACTGCATGCAACTATCATTCCATAGGTCACACTTGAGGCACTTGAAGAGATATTCGAAGCTGCACGCGGTACAATGTGTTGGCTTGGTGATTGTGCAAAGGTATTTGTTCTATATTACCATCCAGTTGGgaaattttattatcttttattaTAAACTAGTAGGTTACCACGCGCGCTCCGCAGCGGGTttgaaacgtagataaaaataagcaaatcgcgggagttaaagttgtttgatgttttagttaaggggctaaacatgtcattattaaagttgaaagGCTAAATATGTCATTATTTATTATTAAAggtgaggggctaaagttgtttattattatagttgagggctaaagttgtttattatttttaaagttgagGTCTAAAGTTGGTTGATGTGGCAAAATAGCATATTTATAGTATATAATTACTAAAAAAAGTTGATTATTGTTATTAAATAAAACTTTTCGCAGGTGATTGCTACTGAAAATCAACCTGTTCGGTGGACAACCCCTCTAGGCCTTCCTGTTGTGCAGCCTTATTTCAAAACTAAACGTCATATTGTAAGTAACTTCGAAGTTCAAAATTAGATTATTGCCATTTTTTAGTTTTCTCCGTCCGAATTTGAAATGTGTTGACCTCACAAGTCAACGGGTACATCTTCGGTTTTCTTGCAACTTTCTTAATGTCTATAAACAATGGGTTGCAGATAAAAACCTCTCTTCAGGTCTTAGCTTTGCAACGAGAGGGTAGCACGGTAATTTTTCATCGCTTATCAAAATGAATTACTTATTGTTCTCTACTCAATCATATCAAGTTTCTAAGATTTCGGTTGTCATCTTTTTAATAACAGGTCGAGGTTAAAAAACAAAGAACCGCATTCCCGCCGAACTTTGTGCATTCGCTTGACGGTACACacatgatgatgacggctgttgCTTGCAGGGATGCTGGATTACGTTTCGCAGGTTTGTCTTGtccatttataaaaaaaattcattaaATTATGCAAACATTTCAAACAATCTTAATGACTATCTTATTATTTACGTCTAATAGGCGTTCATGATTCCTTCTGGACACATGCATGTGACGTTGACAAGATGAACGTAATACTTCGAGAAAAATTTGTAGAGCTTTACAGGACGCCAATACTTGAAAACGTAAGTATATATCAAGATATCGATAACTACCTTGTAAATGGCCCTTTTGCCCAAGATTCTCATacttattattatcatcattgaGGGGTGTTTTAGgtatttattaataattaatattaatcaTATAACAAAAGAGGGTGTCTCAGAAATAGTACCTAAGACACGACCtctattttttattgttttttgccATATTTACAACAATGCCATCCATGGTCTTTTTTTCCTTCTTTTTGTGTATTCAACCCTTCAACTTTTATTGCCACTTACACCCCCTCAGCTTTCTAAAGACtgtaaaatgtcattttgaccTCCTTGagttttacgtgcttatttttatgtacctGGGTCAAATATAAAGGTTTTCGTGCTTATTTCTATGTACGTTTTtggttggtctacgttttgtttggaaatgagtcgggtcaaatataatacgttttcactaGCCGGTATAAATTCGACTTACTTTACGTTTCAACTTTCAACTCCGCCGCAACGCGTGGTACCATTCTTTAGCGTGGAAAAAACCATtttcttacgtgcttatttttaagtACGTTTCGTTATAAAtccaagttggtttacgtttcgaCTTAAATTTTCTCGGTAATGAATCAGGTcgaatataatacgttttcgtgcttattttcatGTGCGTTTTCAGTTAGTCTACGTATAACCTAAATTTTGTTCGcaaacgagtcgggtcaaatatttGACGGTATAAGTTCGAGTTAAAGTTTCAACGCCGTGCGGTGGGTCAAAATACTAGTTAAAACTATATGCTGGATTTATGCTCTTATACTTTGCTTAAACTTGCTTGAACTTGGCAGCTGCTTGAGAGTTTTCAAACGACATATCCAGGGCTCGAGTTCCCGCCCCTACCCCCGAGAGGAGATTTTGACCTGAACGAAGTTCTGAAATCACCGTACTTTTTCAACTAATCTGCGTTATATAAACATGACCGTATTTTTACAAGCCAGCCAGATGCATCAAGATGTAGATCAATGATTGTAAAGTATCGAGATCCTATAATGTTCTCAACATGTTGATGCTCCAGGATAAAGAGATTTGAAACTGTgttgacctcaaaagtcaaagGATGCAGAGTCAAAATATGAACTTTTTCTTAGGCGCATTTAGAGTGGTTCCAGAGCGGTTTTCAGGAGCGGAAAATGTACATTTTGTGGAGGTGGTTTCAGGTGCAGCAGTTGACCATCATGGGTTTCGGTAGGTTCACTGTAGATTATGAACCCGAGATGATCATCACGGCTGCTGAGAAGTTGAGCTAATTAGGCGGGTTCTTAAAAGTCGTTTTTGTGTAAATGTTATATTCATATTAATCCTGTACGATTTTGTTTGGAGAAATAAGATGATTAAAATCTATTTGTTTATTGTATATGCTATCAAATAACATTATTAGTGACGGATTCAAGTGCCTTCAAACTATCGAGAATCAAGTTTGATATTAGTTCAAATTGGTCTCAAGCGGTTTACGAATTTGGATGACCCAAATGTAGGGATGGCAAAAAAAACCtaagcccgacgggtatacccaaaacctga from Helianthus annuus cultivar XRQ/B chromosome 10, HanXRQr2.0-SUNRISE, whole genome shotgun sequence harbors:
- the LOC110886095 gene encoding DNA-directed RNA polymerase 3B, chloroplastic, whose translation is MASSSLFSPTPRTTTTADLQSPWSTQKVKPRKPPKPTTHLPTLQLFKTPSLNPLIYSSSFPHNLKLPSLKHPICSTHSHPLPDSIDENFTKNLEKLATLQQIPNGFDSVSNLEMNPKRVYIQEPPWITSLLMKNFYRNNVKKRVKVEIDKRNYYILRRRQIKAETEAWDKMTEEYREFQREMCEKKLAPNLPYVKSLFAGWFEPLSIAIEKEQKSPNTKKHQEAYAPYIDSLPADKMAIIVMHKMMGLLMMGHDYRYVRVVQAAIQIGMAVELEVRIQTFLERTKNGPKTVLIQAQEEEAKENEMLRKRVKTLIKRKKIREVQKILQNEEYIPWGRDKQAKLGCRLIELLTEIAYVQSPVSQSADAPPDIRPAFRHIFKIIAMESGQIRKCGVIECDKMILTGLERTARHMIIPYVPMLVPPRKWKGYDNGGHFYLPSYLMRTHGSKQQQEAVKNAPFSQMKKIYEALDTLGNTKWRINKRLLDVVESIWASGGDIAGLVNREDVSIPDLNSEDSSEIREWRWSVRKAKKLNQELHSQRCDIELKLSVARRMKDEEGFYYPHNLDFRGRAYPMHPHLNHLSSDLCRGILEFAEGRPLGKSGLRWLRIHLANLYGSGVEKLSYDGRLQFVEDHINDIIDSADNPLGGNRWWLTAEDPFQCLAACINLSETLKSSSPHTVISHLPVHQDGSCNGLQHYAALGRDTLEAAAVNLVAGEKPSDVYSEIAARVHEIMQRDSEKDPTSYPNALLARLLIGQVNRKLVKQTVMTSVYGVTFVGAREQIKRRLQEKGHITDDQLLFSASCYAAKVTLEALEEIFEAARGTMCWLGDCAKVIATENQPVRWTTPLGLPVVQPYFKTKRHIIKTSLQVLALQREGSTVEVKKQRTAFPPNFVHSLDGTHMMMTAVACRDAGLRFAGVHDSFWTHACDVDKMNVILREKFVELYRTPILENLLESFQTTYPGLEFPPLPPRGDFDLNEVLKSPYFFN